A single genomic interval of Aedes aegypti strain LVP_AGWG chromosome 1, AaegL5.0 Primary Assembly, whole genome shotgun sequence harbors:
- the LOC110681565 gene encoding uncharacterized protein LOC110681565 yields MKSLLFIGLSLCFVGVIVAYPEPLLLGGLTDILSTVLNTVKTALTTVANLVNLVNTALANDVASGNAALQTALTNVQTAAQSIESTLKNIVSSTLTSGPSTQLSTLSTQLSNALNNLNSIVSQVVAAGSSVPATLVNQLNTALATVSNVAAQAKSQVGSVPSLLGGLGGLLG; encoded by the exons ATGAAGTCCCTGTTGTTCATTGGCCTGAGCCTGTGCTTTGTAGGC GTCATCGTCGCTTATCCTGAACCCTTGCTGCTCGGAGGCCTCACCGATATCCTGTCAACCGTGTTGAACACAGTGAAGACCGCCCTCACGACCGTGGCCAATTTAGTTAACCTGGTCAACACCGCCCTGGCCAATGATGTAGCCTCCGGAAATGCTGCCCTGCAAACAGCTCTGACCAACGTCCAAACTGCCGCTCAATCCATCGAATCCACACTGAAAAACATTGTCAGCTCGACTCTCACTTCGGGACCGTCTACTCAGCTTAGCACTCTGTCGACACAGCTGTCGAACGCCCTGAACAACCTGAACTCCATCGTCAGCCAAGTCGTTGCCGCTGGAAGCTCTGTCCCGGCAACATTGGTTAACCAGCTGAACACTGCTCTGGCTACCGTATCCAATGTGGCCGCACAAGCCAAGTCTCAAGTCGGATCCGTTCCATCGCTTCTTGGTGGACTTGGTGGACTTCTGGGatga